The segment ctttccacgttctgtcgtgtggtactgcgcatcttggccgcccgcgcagcgttctcctcatccatcaccctcctacattcatcgtcaaaccaatcgttccgctgattccgagccacatgcccgatggagctctccgctacactgctgttggctattttgatagtgttccaacagtcctcgcgaggggcttcgtccagctcgtcctcttccggcagtgcagcttcgagtgaatgcgcgtagtttgcggtgacgtctggctgcttcagccgcgcgagatctaaccgaggctggcgtcggtaccgaatgttgttcacaacggagagtcttgggcgcatgttaaccatcactaggtagtggtccgagtcaacgttagcgcttcgataggatctgacgtcgataatgtctgagaagtgacGACTGTCGATcgaaacgtggtcgatctgtgattctgtctgatttggtgacctccaggtgtacttatgatggattctgtgctggaaaaaggtactacgtacggccatattcttggaggcggcaaagtcgataagtcttaggcccatttcattggtccgttggtgtgcactgaactttCTAATCACCGGTTtttattcctcctcctggccgacctgagcgttgaaatccccgatgacgatctcgatatcatgtttcgggcagcggtcgtattcactctccaactgcgcgtagaactcatccttgtcgtcatcggtacttctgaggtgagggttgtgcacgttgatgatgcttatattgaagaatcggcccttgattctcaacctgcacattcgaggattgattgggcaccatccaatcacccgtttccgcatctcgcccatcactatgaaagctgtacccagctcgtgtgtgttgccgcagctctggtagatggtatgtccatctctgaacgtacgtaccgttgagctcttccagcacacctcctgcagcgctacgacgtcgaacctgcggctcttcaatacgtcggagagcacttgaGTGCtctcttggaagttgagagatcggcacgtcccgagtttccaatccatagtcctttttcgtcgcgtgggtctattctgattgttccagtaagaatttatttgttcttcgttccgtgctttagtatttttggtggtgacggcttgcaaagcctgctacaccaccccctgtttcgccggagggccaacgaagctcgaaagagccctccttttctatcagcatacgaccttggcttccaccggggttggttacctgatctccaccaaagttgctcgtatcccggctggtaccacgagaaggtaggaataggagttgctgaataagaggctatgaaccactgtagggtctattttatgcctacacgttcACAAGGCACCgtcggtacgcattattcagccgtttaccagccagcgAAAAAAGATTTACGACAGCGTTTCGAGAATGGTGATCGATCAGTAATTCTCACAGTCCCATTTATCACCCTTCCGATCGGGcaaataaccccatctttccactcttccggttCTGTTCTGTCTCTCAATTCCCAACAATTAGCCGGCATAGACAagtggccagcttttctggtcccattttaataagcttcgCTCCGATGCCGTCTTTCCCAGCCAATTTATTGagtttagctgcatgatggcctccttaacttcgcttaTCGTTGGGACTGACATTTCTTCTCTGTTTGTCGCATCGTCAAAATTGCGGCATAAAGTGTTTCATTCACTTACTGGTAGAACTCGTTCccatttcctgagaacgatgcagcctctccaactccgcatactcCTGCTTCTCTGCTGTTGGAAGATTTGGTTCCACTGTAacatcttctgtttgtgtctttctatGATCTGACGTTTCATCgccattcatcgtcaaaccaatccaCAGTGGTCTGGAAACGAAAAAGTGCGAACTtaagcaattgggtaaaaaatgtgcaatttttcaagggtgatgtcttcagagaagtttatcaataaaatatagcTCACCTTTCTGCACCATTAGGGTGCCCATGATTTCACCTGGGGTttgggtgatacaaacttttgcattgacgtaggactatgtcttatgGCAAGATTTGGTTAGatagagtgtcattccaaaaaatcgaaaaatgcgagcggcACGAAAAAATGATACGTTTTGAGCACTAATAACTTAGCGGTTTcttgatcgattttaaatatttttgcataaatcggtCGTAAAATGTTCTAGGTACGCATTCACACTAGAGTGTTttaaaatagcactatgtcagaaaatacGGGGCTCACCCCTCTAATGATACCTTAtagtgtcacaacaaaacttttatatggcgtcaacatagattgacgcgatttaggggtcgcacatttgagttttatgaaaaaataacatcttttaggagtaaattcaaaaaatatctttGGAAATGTTAAAGGTGAAACACACAAACAAACTTAACTATATTTTTCACAACCATTGAGATTTGATCAGAATCACCAAAAGTTATGGTGACATgtttggagtcatatttggttacaaggATTTTATTGAATCaggtaaaattttgaaaatttcgcaatttaatttaattatacgtcaaaacagggtatccgacagtgtctcagagcaacgtagctatactgtgtAGATGGGAAATtgtatgacgaacaactttgccaaagaaagtttggacgtatgttcaaatctcgctgagacatttacgattttatgaaggcggaacaaaacacatttttgtgattttcaaatttttgcagTTTTATGTGAAAGAGATAAATGGcgaaacttgaactatttattctaaacgtcacctacgtttttgataagaggaaatatgcaccttccacagaatttgacaccatttgtgttcaagaatcacttttaaaaagggcgtattcaTTTTATTAGGTACTATGTTAGAAAAATCGTATTTTGGATACaaggtttgctccaaaatgatatCTAAAggcgtgagttgtagaaaattgatttttaaacatgaaaaataaaTACTGTGGAAGATGGATAGCCAATTCTGTGAAAGATGCTTTCGAATAAGGAACTGTAACTGCACATTGGTGTATTATTATTTTACACTCGCTTCCGGTGATTGGATcgttacaaaataaaacgaaatgagcAAAAAAGCGTATAGAAtcaaaatttgacataaaaacAGTGATTACTTCAAATATTTCAATCGACCATGTCCCCTTAACAAACGACTACATCTTGTTTGATTGAAGATTTTTTGActaaatttcatgtttatttctTGTAATTTTTACAGTTTGAGTGTTATGCAAATTAAGCTTCAATATTGAACAATTAAACTTGCTTATACTAAAACGTAAACAGTTAAATGTTCTGTAGCTGCTGCTTCTTTCACGGAATGTTAAATACAAACGCTAATTAACCCAGCAACTATTCGTTTGAGTAATTATCTGAACCTCTTCCTTGGTTGCAGACCAACTTTTTGCTTGAATAACTACAAACAGATTTCTTGAATTGTGAGATTTACCGAACTAATTTTCAGAACTCATGAAAAAGGCATGACTCATGAATTTTTTGCCAAATTAGATTTCCTCACTAGAAAAGCTTCTCAAAAAGAAGAGATGATTtgaacaaataacaaaaattagaGACCGGAGTCATGGTTCACATGGATTGTCTCCATATTTTATGACACGTATTTAATGATATGGATATATCGTAACCCATTCATGTAGCAAAACACATATGTACGGCAAAAACACTCCTAATACGACAAAAACGCTTGACAGGAGATACAACAATGTTCACATACATAATTGGAAAAAAGTTACAGGATACTCATCAACTGGTTAACACAACAAAATGCAACTGAATAAATAACTGATTGCTTAAACGAGGTCGGATGTATCGTGATAATGtcaacaaattttcaatttagtttcaatAAATAGTAATgacgtttaattcaaaattgaaaaacgtTACATTCACTCAACGCtagcattttctttttcttttttgttggaATCACAGATAACTATTTCCTCACTAAACTAGTCCAGCCTTTGTTTTATAGAAGCATTCGTAAGCCTTGAACGCAGTGTCGCAGGCGTTGGCCCCCTTCTGGTTGCACTTCTTCAGAGTAGATTCAACCTTGCTCTTGTCGTGGTCCACCGATAGCTTTTCAACCACAACCTTCTCCTGGATGTCGCCCTGCGCATTCATGAAGCCAGCCTTCTCCAGGACACACTTCGAGAAGCATTTGGTTTTGTCGTCGGCACCGGCGAAATCACCCTTCTTCAGCTTACCCACAGCTTCCGGGGCGGCTCCGCTGGATTTGACACATTCAGCAGCGTAACCTTCGGCCTTTTTCTGCTGATCGATTGTCAGGCCCTGTGGTTGAAAATAAATTACGTTTCGCACATATACTTAACAATTAATATAAATAAATCTTACCCAAGCTCCAACAGCCAGAGCTACTACGGCGATAGCGACGAACACTTTCATTTTGCGTTGAGTGAGAAAATTTGGAGGATAGATTGAACACTAGAAGCTTTGAATGCTCTGTACCGAATGATGACTTCTAGGCGCCCAAGTGGTCTTTATATAAGAACAATCTCTCATCAGTGCTCTGTTTCTAGATATCCTTCCACCAGCGGACATTTTCCGTTCGATAACCTACTCAAGGAATGTTAGTTTTTCTAGCTTCTCAGCATTTATCTCGCTGACAGCGATTTCCTGGTTTTCATAattattccagagaaaaagCAATGCAGTTCGACCACTCACGCATCACGACATTTCAATAATCGTTTTGCATCAATGCTCCAGCTCGGAGCCCACCGAGGTGCCACCGCCTGCGACAATAGATGGGGCCGGCAAACACGAGAAACTGTGCTAAACTGCAAACAAACCGCAAAATGACCTTGAACTTGTCTACTGACTACTAGCTAGCACTCTGTATTTACCTCTAATGGCAATCCGGGCATGCAACACTGTTCTAGCCCGGTCAGCTGTTCAGAACTTGTGGTTAACCGCAGCTTAACTTGCAGTTGCACGGGAAGTTCAAGAGCATGAATTAGTATATTAGGGTGTGTGCACCCTCTAATGGCTTAATGGAAAGTTTTGTCGCcaaagaataaaatttaaagaaaGAGAAAGTTGTACCCTAATTGAAACAATTACTTATGCAATAGTAACGAATGGCGAGATTCACTTTCACCGAAGGCACAATTACGGTTGATTCCCTACGAGAATAAAGCGTTAAATGGGGGATACATAAGCCATTAATCGAAGCGTCACACTTTCTTTCAACAAATATGCCCTTAGAGCAGATAATTGGAGTTTTCGTCTGGGGTCGAATAATATAACAATTAGGTCAAGAGCAGTAAACAATGCTAATGGCGGTCACGGTCATCTATAAGGTAATAATATTGAACATTTTAATAACGAGTGATTATCCGTAAAAACCGTTGGACTGCTTCGGTTCGAGTTTTACTAAAAGGTTGGCTGTGTCACTAAAAAACAACTAGGTATTCGTCgataaataataattaactgcttttaaaattctAATGGAAACAAATCTTTAGTTGTAATGTCTCTTAataaacttgaatttttttacaaGTGATTTCACATGCGACTATCAACGAATCAAATAATTGCAAGGTGGTGATAATCATAAACAACATGCTGTATAATGCATTTAAAAAGGATTATATCCAAACAGAAGTTCATATTTCCAAAATATATGCTACGTAGCTTTCAGTAATATGAACTGACTAGATTTTTTTCTGGATGAATGCGAGGCATCATGAATGtggtttttacgtcaaattGATTCTGTACTGcataacaaatttatttggaggTAACTAAATACAAagttacataaataaataaattaatgtgGGGCATTTTCCGGGATGCTTGATCATCCGGGACAAATCATTCCAATACCCGAGACTGCCCCGCAAAATGCTGGACGTCTGATCAGACAAGAGTATTACTTTTCTAAAGACACAGCATTATATACGTTTTTCTGTTACACCAAACAATATTTATAGTTTGAAGATAATTTTCTTAACCAGATTTACCCGCATTTTGATACAGTGCTTGTGATTCGCAAGTCATGTGATGGcgttatcacagagaacagacatccattcaggaacaaatttttcgggaattcttggataaaatttcaaagtaaaatcacctaatatgctagcgtcatcaccactatagtttcccaactaaatgatttttttgatttgcacactgacaaccattggctcctctggcgctagtatatatagaCTGTAGGCCTTAtgctggctggtaaacggctgaataatgcgaaccgtcggtgccttgtgcacgtgtaggcataaaatagacccagCAGTGGtgcatagcctcttattcagcaactcctattcctacctccttgtggtaccagccgagatacgagcaactttggtgaagatcgggtaaccaaccccggtggaagccaaggtcgtatgttgATAgaaaaggagggctctttcgagcttccttggccctccggcgaaacagggggtggtgtagcaggctttgcaagccgtcaccacaaaaaatactaaagcatggaacgaagaacaaatatattcttactggaacaatcggaatagacccacgcgacgaaaaaggactatggattggaaactcgggacgtggaactgccgatctctcaacttccaagggagcactcgagtgctctccgacgtattgaagagccgcaagttcgacttcgtagcgctgcaggaggtgtgctggaagagcttaacggtacgtacgttcagagatggacataccatatACCAGAGccgcggcaacacacacgagttgggtacagctttcatagtgatgggcgagatgcggaaacgggtgattgggtggtggccaatcaatcctcgaatgtgcaggttgagaatcaagggccgatttttcaacataagcatcatcaacgtgcacagccctcaccttaggagtaccgatgacgacaaagatgaattctacgcgcagttggagagtgaatacgaccgctgcccaaaacatgatatcaagatcgtcatcggggatttcaatgctcaggtcggccaggagcaggaatacaaaccggtgattggaaggttcagcgaactaatgaaatgggcctaagacttatcgactttgccgcctccaagaatatggccgtacgtagtacctttttccagcactaAATCCATCACaaatacacctggaggtcaccaaatcagacagaatcacagatcgaccacgttttgatcgacagtcggcacttctcagacattatcaacgtcagatcctatcgaagcgctaacgttgactcggaccactacctagtgatggttaagatgcgcccaagactctccgttgtgaacaacattcggtaccgacggcctcggttagatctcgcgcagctgaagcagccagacgtcgcctcaaactacgcgcattcactcgacgctgcgctgccggaagaggacgagctggacgaagcccctctcgaggactgttggaacactatcaacacagccatcagcagtgtagcggagagctccatcgggcatgtggcccggaatcagcggaacgattggtttgacgatgaatataggagggtgatggatgaggagaacgctgcgcgggcggccaagatgcgcagtgccacacgtcagaacgtagaaagacacaaacagaagaagatgcagcgaaaccaaatctttcgggagaaaaagcgcaacctggaagagcaggaatatgcagagtgggagcggctgcatcgctctcaggaaacgcgaaagttctaccagaaactgataagtgtcgggataagactggcagtattctgacggacgatcgtgaggtgaccgataggtggaagcagcacttcgaacacctgaatggcgcccaggcggagaaccatggcggcggggaaagcgatttcgacggtgcaacaaacggggaagaggtgccagccccaacgataggcgaagttaaggaggccatcatgcagctaaagaacaacaagtcagctggaaaagatggcatcggagcggagcttattaaaatgagaCCAAACAAGcaggccgtttgtctgcaccgactaattgttagaatttgggatacggaacagctaccggaggagtggaaagatggggttatctgcccgatctacaaaaagggcgacaagttggactgtgagaactatcgagcgatcaccgttctcaatgccacttataaagtgctgtcccaaatcattttccgccgtctatcgccaattgcgaatagatttgtgggaacttatcaagccggctacGTCGAAggccggtctacaacggatcaaatatttacactgcggcaaatcctccaaaagggccgtgaatacagagttcccacgcatcatttattcgttgacttcaaagccgcatatgataccatcgaccggaaagagctatggaaaatcatggacgagaacagcttccccaggaagctcatcaaactgattaaatctacgatggatggtacacagttctgtgttcggatttcggatggattgtcaagttcattcgaatcacacagagggcttcgtcaaggtgatggtctttcatgcctgctgttcaacatagcgctacaaggtgttatgaaccgagcggatatcaatacGCGGggtctagtcaattcgtctattttgccgatgacatggatattatcggcagaacatctgtggtggtggccgaacagtacaccagactaaagcgtgaAGCAGGAAAGATTGgcttaaaggtaaatacgtctaaaacaaagtacattctggccagcggaacctaggctgaacgacaccgcttgggcagtagtatattgatcgacagcgatgagtttgaggtagtcgacgaatttatctaccttggctcactggtaacggcgaacaatgataccagccgtgagattcggaggcgtattatcagcggaagtcgtgcttactatgggctccacaagcaattgcggtcgagcagactaaatccccgtacaaagtgcaccctgtaccaGACGCTTATtcgaccggttgttctctacgggcatgaaacatggccaatgctcgaggaggacctgcgagtgctcggagttttcgaacgacgagtgctaagaatgatcttcggcggcgtacaggagaacagagtatggaggcagaggatgaaccatgaactcgcacagctctatggcaaacccagtatccagaaggtggctaaagctggacggatacgatgggcagggcatgttgcacgaatgccggacaactaccctgcaaagatggtgttcgcctcaaatccggtaggaacaagacgaccaggagcgcagcgagcaagattgttagaccaggtggagcgagatctggcggagagtactcggtgacGGCAAgacacctaagtaagtaaggaaTTGCGCAAAGGGTtgtggcaaggggatggactgttctgtatgttattcaacatcgctactgaaagtgtgatccggcgagcgggcatagaaacgagaggaacgatattCATCAATAGTACCTAACTCCTAAGcctttcgcagacgacctcgagaGAAACCTTGGTACAGCGGAGGCAATCAACGCTAGACAaaaaacgaaggctaggaggattgggttacaaattaatgcgtcgaatagatagatagatagatagatagatagatagatagatagatagatagatagatagatagatagatagatagatagatagatagatagatagatagatagatagatagatagatagatagatagatagatagatagatagatagatagatagatagatagatagatagatagatagatagatagatagatagatagatagatagatagatagatagatagatagatagagatagagatagagatagagatagagatagagatagagatagagatagagatagagatagagatagagatagagatagagatagagatagagatagagatagagatagagatagagatagagatagagatagagatagagatagagatagagatagagatagagatagagatagagatagagatagagatagagatagagatagagatagagatagagatagagatagagatagagatagagatagagatagagatagagatagagatagagatagagatagagatagagatagagatagagatagagatagagatagagatagagatagagatagagatagagatagagatagagatagagatagagatagagatagagatagagatagagatagagatagagatagagatagagatagagatagagatagagatagagatagagatagagatagagatagagatagagatagagatagagatagagatagagatagagatagagatagagatagagatagagatagagatagagatagagatagagatagagatagagatagagatagagatagagatagagatagagatagagatagagatagagatagagatagagatagagatagagatagagatagagatagagatagagatagagatagagatagagatagagatagagatagagatagagatagagatagagatagagatagagatagagatagagatagagatagagatagagatagagatagagatagagatagagatagagatagagatagagatagagatagagatagagatagagatagagatagagatagagataatctgcaagaaaaataaaaattttagccATATTTAATATGGCTAAGGTGCGTAACCATAAATGTTCGGTCATCGGCTTTTACGTCACGTTCGTTTGACTGTATTGTCTAATAGACAAGGATCGGAGATAAcattttgcacttttaaatgtGTCATATAGGACTTTTGCAGTTTTCATCTCTGTTAAGCAACATAGTTAAAAGAGGATAATAGAGCAATTAAGTAAATGAAAATCGGCGTGCTAGAGTCTGGGAGCTAGCTGATAGACAACTTATTGATCGTAGCTACTGTTTAGTAAATAATTTGCTAACAAGTCACTGACCTATGAAACAAACCAGCTGACCATCGAATAATTTACAGCTCGTCCGGTTCAACCCACTAGCCGCATGCTCCGTTCGGTAGTAATAGATCAATCGGTACTAATCCTCATTTTCAGCGCGAGTGATTGCAACCGAACAGCAGACTCGTCCCCAACAACACATCACAATTGAACTCACAAGTTAGACGGAATATTGCCTGCATGACATGGTAAACTTCCGACTTGCAGCGGTAACCATGTCAACCATCAGCGACATTTTGATGTATGTATTTGCTCGACTGGACAAAGGTCACTCGCGGTGCAATCGTCAGTTTAGCGGCGCGACATGATCTATAAGTAtgcaaaatgcaaatttcctacCGTCTGGCAATTATCGTTGTTGCTTTTAACCTTTCCCAGTACTAACTAACATTTAGCCGTTTGATTTAGATACTGTTAAAACTGGTTACTGTGCATGTTTATAATAATCACTTATAAAATTCACACTCCGTAATTCACACGCTGATCCATTTCATTATACACAATCAATAATAAACCACTCTAAAATGTACCCGTTCGAATCCAGTACGATTAAACCACATTTATTCGTGAACTTTTAGCGACAATTCTAGTTACAAGTCACGGTAGCATACGAAACGAAGGCGTGTGCTTATATAACGCTTCGATGGGATGAATCACTGTTCACGCGGCAGAAATTGTACAATTGATCCCACATCCCCATAAGTGAAACCAGACACGAGATGTGACAATCAATGGTCGAATTCAGGTGGTTTGTCTATTTTCAAATATTCTTTTTTTATGCAATTTGTAGACCGAAAAGCAGACACGTTCTATGCTCAACTTTTTGAATCAGTTACAAGATCCTTGTACGGGATTCAAAAATAGGAATTAGCTACAATAAATACTAG is part of the Sabethes cyaneus chromosome 2, idSabCyanKW18_F2, whole genome shotgun sequence genome and harbors:
- the LOC128735706 gene encoding uncharacterized protein LOC128735706 yields the protein MKVFVAIAVVALAVGAWGLTIDQQKKAEGYAAECVKSSGAAPEAVGKLKKGDFAGADDKTKCFSKCVLEKAGFMNAQGDIQEKVVVEKLSVDHDKSKVESTLKKCNQKGANACDTAFKAYECFYKTKAGLVYSHFFVSRPLWIGLTMNGDETSDHRKTQTEDVTVEPNLPTAEKQEYAELERLHRSQEMGTSSTNIFEMNSIVVVTAAAMVVLFCDVSGEPQQPNLDDIGKIKNGETYALECLLASGLSIDAVKSLQTGDFSGSGAQAKCLVKCFFEKTGFMDAKGNLQQDAIVAQLSQFLSKEEVNALVKKCNAVGTDPCDTAYQATECYFKNKAELF